A stretch of the Terriglobales bacterium genome encodes the following:
- a CDS encoding carboxypeptidase-like regulatory domain-containing protein yields the protein MRFWISLALLLGTLPSPGQDGPSKAVCEVRGVVVRASDDEPLPRAKVKLGSLTGRRDEGSSERERESTSAEDGSFEFRDLPCGRYALSAERTGFLRADFGERGPDRPGAPLTLTAGEKLRPVKLRLTAAAAITGRVVDADGEPVSRMQVVALRMFRRGGKPQEDSVAFAQTNDLGEYRLHTLPPARYYVRAGGSEGNGAFGWSMNFAAPQAGKPARLVNVPTYFPSATQLEQASPLELKASDEVRADIQLQRAAALAIRGRVIGGGKQTQVIALARESEAKTAQVRPDGSFEIADLIPGEYVLMAMSPAEGSSDESDWAAVRRAFQQVSVTNSDLEGVTITLEAAGRFSLAGKVVSRDPKIDLSKVFIQAAQDDDTVELSARNYFGLRQPAFARAKRDGTFVLKNLAPGEYRVGVYEIGRVGGSWYPESVRLGSIDVLTSGFRITNANPQGTLEIVLNDAAGSITGTVTDADGQPLTGVTAVAVPAAPLRKTVNQRRGTTDQNGRFLLESLRPGQYTVLAVDGSEWTVDFGDADFLARYESQGKRVTVGERQTVSVELRSITVEPE from the coding sequence ATGCGCTTCTGGATATCGCTCGCACTGTTGCTCGGCACTCTCCCTTCTCCGGGGCAGGATGGCCCCTCCAAAGCGGTATGTGAGGTCCGCGGCGTGGTCGTACGCGCCTCTGACGACGAGCCGCTGCCACGCGCCAAGGTAAAGCTCGGTTCGTTGACCGGAAGGCGCGACGAAGGGTCGTCCGAACGCGAGCGCGAGAGCACGAGCGCGGAGGATGGCAGCTTCGAATTCCGCGACCTGCCTTGCGGGCGCTACGCGCTCTCGGCCGAGCGCACCGGCTTCTTGCGCGCCGACTTCGGGGAGCGCGGGCCAGACCGGCCAGGCGCGCCCCTCACCCTGACCGCGGGCGAAAAGCTGCGCCCGGTCAAGCTACGGCTGACGGCCGCGGCGGCTATCACCGGCCGCGTCGTCGACGCCGATGGCGAGCCGGTCAGCCGCATGCAGGTCGTTGCCCTGCGCATGTTCCGGCGCGGCGGCAAGCCGCAGGAAGACTCGGTCGCATTCGCGCAGACCAATGACCTGGGAGAGTACCGGTTGCACACCCTTCCGCCGGCGCGGTATTACGTGCGTGCCGGCGGTTCTGAGGGCAACGGAGCCTTCGGGTGGAGCATGAACTTCGCCGCTCCCCAGGCCGGGAAGCCCGCGCGCCTGGTCAACGTGCCTACTTATTTTCCCAGCGCCACGCAATTAGAACAGGCGAGTCCGCTGGAGCTCAAAGCCAGCGACGAAGTGCGGGCCGACATCCAGCTCCAGCGCGCGGCCGCGCTGGCGATCCGCGGCCGCGTGATCGGCGGCGGAAAGCAGACCCAGGTCATAGCGCTCGCGCGCGAGTCCGAGGCCAAGACCGCCCAAGTAAGGCCGGACGGGAGCTTCGAGATCGCGGACCTCATACCCGGGGAATACGTGCTGATGGCGATGTCACCTGCTGAAGGATCCTCCGACGAGAGCGACTGGGCCGCGGTGCGCCGAGCGTTTCAGCAAGTCAGTGTGACTAACTCCGACCTCGAAGGCGTGACAATCACCCTCGAAGCCGCCGGCCGGTTCTCTCTCGCGGGGAAGGTCGTATCGCGGGATCCGAAGATCGACCTGAGCAAGGTCTTCATCCAGGCGGCCCAAGACGACGACACGGTCGAGCTCAGTGCGCGCAATTATTTCGGATTGCGGCAACCTGCCTTCGCCCGCGCGAAGCGCGACGGCACCTTCGTCCTCAAGAACCTAGCGCCGGGTGAATACCGTGTGGGGGTCTATGAGATCGGCAGGGTTGGCGGCAGCTGGTATCCCGAGTCCGTCCGCCTGGGAAGCATCGACGTGCTGACTTCCGGATTCCGCATTACCAACGCGAACCCGCAAGGCACGCTCGAGATCGTGCTCAACGATGCCGCGGGGAGCATCACTGGTACCGTTACCGATGCCGACGGCCAGCCGCTAACAGGCGTCACAGCCGTTGCCGTTCCGGCTGCGCCGCTTCGGAAGACCGTCAACCAGCGCCGCGGCACGACCGACCAGAACGGCCGCTTCCTCCTCGAGTCGCTCAGGCCGGGGCAGTACACCGTCCTAGCCGTGGACGGTTCGGAATGGACGGTCGACTTCGGGGATGCTGATTTCCTTGCGCGTTATGAATCGCAAGGCAAGCGCGTGACCGTGGGCGAGCGGCAGACGGTCTCGGTCGAGCTCCGCTCCATCACGGTCGAGCCGGAGTAG
- the otsB gene encoding trehalose-phosphatase, giving the protein MASPHLLSRIDGFFETLAGSRERALLVDYDGTLAPFRQEPQQAFPYPGIMELLDSLRSTTGTRLVIVTGRPTAKVLPLLGLNPAPEIFGVHGLERLLPDGSRRVHALEPAAVLALAEAGSELARAGAGSLLEHKLGALAVHWRGLSERAQAQTESTARKILQRYARQGLVLAPFDHGVELRLSRPNKGDVVQTILEEAPGAAVAYLGDDVTDEDAFRAIRGHGLGVLVAKMHRKTAATEWLQPPEGLTQFLHRWLHVCGGDA; this is encoded by the coding sequence TCCAGGATCGACGGCTTTTTTGAGACTCTCGCCGGCAGCCGCGAGCGCGCGCTGCTGGTCGATTATGACGGCACTCTCGCCCCCTTCCGGCAGGAACCGCAGCAGGCGTTCCCCTATCCGGGGATCATGGAGCTGCTCGATTCCCTCCGCAGCACCACGGGCACGCGGCTGGTCATCGTGACGGGCCGGCCGACGGCGAAAGTGCTGCCACTGCTCGGCCTCAACCCAGCGCCGGAGATCTTCGGCGTCCACGGGCTGGAACGGCTGCTTCCCGACGGCTCGCGGCGCGTGCACGCGCTCGAGCCCGCCGCCGTGCTTGCCCTGGCCGAAGCCGGCTCGGAACTCGCCCGCGCGGGCGCTGGCTCCCTGCTCGAACACAAACTGGGAGCGCTCGCGGTCCACTGGCGTGGGTTGTCGGAGCGCGCCCAGGCTCAGACCGAGAGCACTGCCCGCAAGATCCTGCAACGCTATGCGCGACAGGGGCTTGTGCTGGCGCCCTTCGACCACGGTGTAGAGCTGCGCCTGAGCCGCCCCAACAAGGGTGACGTCGTCCAGACCATCCTGGAGGAAGCGCCCGGGGCTGCCGTCGCCTACCTGGGCGACGACGTGACCGACGAAGACGCCTTCCGCGCCATCCGCGGCCACGGCCTGGGCGTGCTGGTGGCGAAGATGCACCGCAAGACCGCCGCCACCGAGTGGCTGCAGCCGCCCGAGGGACTCACGCAATTCCTGCACCGCTGGCTGCACGTTTGTGGAGGTGACGCATGA
- the mqnC gene encoding cyclic dehypoxanthinyl futalosine synthase has protein sequence MSLTRQQALDLFRSDDLVGIGMEADSLRRKLHPEGVVTYIIDRNINYTNLCTEYCTFCAFYAPIKGPGRARGYVLDFQQIYDKIQETVEFGGTGVLMQGGLHPDLKLDWYEQMLRGIKQRFPQIHLHCFSASEIIHFAELNGLSIRDTIARLRDAGLDSIPGGGAEILDDEVRHKVARLKCLTEDWLNVHRTAHALGMRTTATMMFGVGETFEHRVNHFQHVYDLQQETGGFTAFIPWTFQPKNTALGGRGWDEATSVEYLKTLAIARLFLSNIENVQSSWVTQGLKVCQMGLRFGGNDVGSVMLEENVVRAAGTTNCTTEEELRRIIRDAGFRPAQRDTLYTKFFLN, from the coding sequence ATGAGTCTCACGCGCCAGCAGGCTTTGGACCTTTTCCGCTCCGACGACCTGGTCGGCATCGGGATGGAGGCCGATTCCCTCCGCCGCAAGCTGCACCCCGAGGGCGTGGTCACCTACATCATCGACCGCAACATCAACTACACGAACCTCTGCACCGAGTACTGCACCTTCTGCGCCTTCTACGCGCCCATCAAGGGGCCGGGCCGCGCCAGGGGCTACGTGCTCGACTTCCAGCAGATCTACGACAAGATCCAGGAGACGGTGGAGTTCGGCGGCACCGGCGTCCTGATGCAGGGCGGCCTGCATCCCGACCTGAAGCTCGACTGGTACGAGCAGATGCTGCGCGGCATCAAGCAGCGCTTTCCGCAGATCCACCTGCACTGCTTCTCGGCGAGCGAGATCATCCACTTCGCCGAGCTGAACGGGCTTTCCATCCGCGACACCATCGCGCGCTTGCGCGACGCCGGGCTCGACTCCATCCCGGGCGGCGGCGCCGAGATCCTCGACGACGAGGTGCGCCACAAGGTCGCGCGCCTGAAGTGCCTCACCGAAGACTGGCTCAACGTCCACCGCACCGCGCACGCGCTCGGCATGCGGACGACCGCGACCATGATGTTCGGCGTGGGCGAGACCTTCGAGCATCGCGTGAACCACTTCCAGCACGTCTACGACCTGCAGCAGGAGACCGGGGGCTTCACCGCGTTCATCCCGTGGACCTTCCAGCCGAAGAACACCGCGCTCGGCGGCCGCGGCTGGGACGAGGCCACCTCGGTCGAGTACCTGAAGACGCTCGCCATCGCGCGGCTGTTCCTCTCGAACATCGAGAATGTGCAGTCGAGCTGGGTCACGCAGGGCCTGAAGGTCTGCCAGATGGGACTGCGTTTCGGCGGCAACGACGTCGGGTCGGTGATGCTGGAAGAGAACGTGGTGCGCGCGGCAGGGACGACGAACTGCACGACCGAGGAGGAGCTGCGCCGCATCATCCGCGATGCCGGCTTCCGCCCCGCGCAGCGGGACACGCTGTACACGAAGTTCTTCCTGAACTAG
- a CDS encoding trehalose-6-phosphate synthase — translation MSAKCRLLLVSNRLPVSVERGATGVTVQRSSGGLVRALGSLLRPMQVAWIGSCDGPPDEEVAAALAAHPESFGCELTPVFLDAEERALFYQGFSNEVVWPLFHDLQSRCNFDPRYWRSYRSVNQRFARAVLARLRVAAPPLVWVHDYHLMDVARELRAAGVRSRLAFFQHIPFPAPDIFAKLPWRAEVLTSLLEYDLLGFQTAHDVRNFTACLRRYLPGSRVRRTHGVLSATLDHRRANIAHFPISVDYRAFSARAATRQAGARAERVRLELGCEHIVLGVDRLDYTKGIPDRLRAFDDLLRRSPELHRKIVLLQIVVPSREEIPEYHGLRSEIEQLVSEINGRHSQPGWVPVQHFYRHLEPDDLLAYYRAADVCLVTPLRDGMNLVAKEYCAAKVDGNGVLVLSEFAGSAAQLANGALLVNPYHTEAVADAIARACHMPAEERQRRMRHMRHLVRRFDVFRWAEAFVSAAADRSSAAADDVLPGIARLASAAAPLH, via the coding sequence ATGAGCGCCAAGTGCCGGCTTCTGCTCGTCTCCAACCGCCTGCCGGTGAGCGTCGAGCGCGGCGCAACGGGCGTCACGGTGCAGCGCTCGAGCGGCGGGCTCGTCCGCGCCCTCGGTTCCCTGCTGCGGCCGATGCAGGTCGCGTGGATCGGCTCCTGCGACGGCCCGCCGGATGAGGAGGTCGCCGCCGCGCTCGCCGCGCATCCCGAGTCCTTCGGCTGCGAGCTGACGCCGGTCTTCCTCGACGCGGAAGAGCGCGCGCTCTTCTACCAGGGATTCTCGAACGAGGTGGTGTGGCCGCTGTTCCACGACCTGCAATCGCGCTGCAACTTCGATCCGCGCTACTGGCGCAGCTACCGCTCGGTGAACCAGCGCTTCGCGCGCGCGGTGCTGGCGCGGCTGCGCGTCGCCGCGCCGCCGCTGGTCTGGGTGCACGACTACCACCTGATGGACGTGGCGCGCGAGCTGCGCGCCGCCGGCGTGCGCTCGCGGCTCGCATTCTTCCAGCACATCCCGTTCCCCGCGCCCGACATCTTCGCCAAGCTGCCGTGGCGCGCGGAAGTGCTGACCTCGCTGCTGGAGTACGACCTGCTCGGCTTCCAGACCGCGCACGACGTGCGTAACTTCACGGCGTGCCTGCGGCGCTACCTGCCGGGCAGCCGCGTGCGCCGCACGCACGGCGTCCTGAGCGCGACGCTCGACCACCGCCGCGCCAACATCGCGCACTTTCCCATCAGCGTGGACTACCGCGCGTTCTCCGCGCGCGCGGCCACGCGCCAGGCCGGCGCGCGCGCCGAGCGCGTGCGCCTGGAGCTGGGGTGCGAGCACATCGTGCTGGGCGTCGACCGGCTCGATTACACCAAGGGCATCCCCGACCGGCTGCGGGCTTTCGACGACCTGCTGCGCCGCTCGCCCGAACTGCATCGCAAGATCGTCCTGCTGCAGATCGTGGTGCCCAGCCGCGAGGAGATCCCCGAGTACCACGGCCTGCGCTCCGAGATCGAGCAACTGGTGAGCGAGATCAACGGGCGCCACAGCCAGCCCGGGTGGGTGCCGGTGCAGCACTTCTATCGTCACCTCGAACCGGACGACCTGCTGGCGTATTACCGCGCCGCCGACGTGTGCCTGGTCACTCCCCTGCGCGACGGCATGAACCTGGTCGCCAAGGAGTACTGCGCCGCGAAGGTGGACGGCAATGGCGTGCTGGTGCTGAGCGAGTTCGCGGGCTCGGCGGCGCAGCTCGCCAACGGCGCGCTGCTCGTCAATCCCTATCACACGGAAGCCGTGGCCGACGCCATCGCGCGCGCCTGCCACATGCCGGCGGAGGAGCGACAGCGGCGCATGCGGCACATGCGCCACCTCGTCCGCCGCTTCGACGTCTTTCGCTGGGCTGAAGCCTTCGTGTCGGCTGCCGCCGACCGCTCCTCTGCGGCGGCCGACGATGTTCTGCCTGGCATCGCACGACTGGCTTCGGCAGCCGCGCCCTTGCATTGA